The DNA region AATTCTGTCAGAATACAGTCGATGCATCGCACAGCCGGAGGCGTCCACAGCTTCCAGCTCCTGCCAGCTCTAATATCGCCCCCTGCCTTTTGATTACAGAACTACTACCTCACCCCTCCCATGCTCTCCCTCTTGTTTCCATAGTGACGTTTGCGTGGGCCAATCGCAGGACGACAGCATTGTGGGGATGAAGCAGTCCAAACAGATCCCACCACCTCTGCCCGTCAGCGGAAACCTGTCGTCGTCAAACCCAGACCTTCTGCAGTCTCACCACCGCATCCTCGACTTCAACAACCAGCCTGGTGTGTATTAAACATTTGACACCATCATTGGCAAAAAAGATATAAAAGATATGATTTTGTCCtctattaaaatattttttatggcTAATTTGTATTAGCAGCCATTGAAGTCCTCTCACACCATTCATAGGCTCTTGTTTTTAGAAATTTGACGGATTGATATTAAACTCGTGGCTTATTCCTCATCAAAGAGCTTATTCCTCATATCCTCAAATCCTCCTCTTATAAAAGTGAAGCCACACTATTGAACATACAAACAATAAAGCATAGCCTAAATCTGACCACTGTGTTACTTCAACACGTTTTTCTTCTATAGTAAACATCCAAACAATTCAAGAGATGTTAGAACAAATAATGTTTTAATTAGCCTACATTTCATTATCTTTAATACCATGCTCTGCTCTGCgttgaaacaaacaaagctgcCCCCGTGTTTACGTCACAGGAAGCAacagctggtgaggatgctgatTTTATGCCTGTGGCGTCTAGCTTTAGCCATTATATCAGGCTTCCAGCTATCAAGTACATATGTAAGCATTAGCTTACATTAGCTACATTTTCTAAGCCTGCTGGTGAGAGTCGTTATTTTAGCAGACAAAAAGCGCAGTCATCGGCTAGAAACGAGGagcctgcttttgtttattaCTGTAAAGAATACAAGACCAAATGTTTCAAAGCTTACTGCAAAATTTGGTGGTAAACGCCATATGTGCAGTGCAAGAATGGACAACTTGCCAGGCATAGCAAGAGTAACTGAGGAGGGCGGGGTTGAGCGAAAGTTCAATTCTGTCAATCCTAGTTGCAATGAGACCTAATACAACCTGCCTAAATCTCACAGTATATACTCTCACATCATCCAACTTTCCTATAAGTTTTATTTAACCTGTCGACTGTTAGTAGAACCAGTGGTAGAAATACGCTCTctatatttctgttttcattaactCCTGTCCATCGCATGTCGTTTGTGCTCTTCCAGTCCCAGTCATACTGAGTGAGTATCCTCTCTCCTCGTGTTCCTGCCTCTCTCAGCACAGTCAGGTTTTTGTCAGTGCTGTCATCTGTATGTCACAGACATTAATCAGCCGCTGTACTGCAGTTTGTACACGTAACATAAACTCGGTTAATCTGCATTCATGCTTGTGAGCGCTAACTGAGTAAAGCTAACAGCATTGCACTGACTGCTGACCTTTCTCAATCGTCTGTGGGCACATGGGTGTTGATTCTGTAATGGAGATTTTGGGTCATATGATCTGTGGGGTTGTGTTCCTGATCAAACTAATGAATGATCTATCACATCCCAAAGATGCTGGGTGTTTTTGCTGGGACTGATGGGAAGATGGACTTGAAAAATCTTGTGGCATAATGAGATTCAATCAACTCATACCTGTGAGTAAAAACAATGCAATAAGGAAGCATTTATTCTCATTATGGATTCTGCATCCCCAGATATGTCGGACCAGGTATTACGCGTCTTCAAGGCAGACCAGCAGTCTCGATACATCATGATTGGGAAGGACACGACAGCAAAGGAGGTGGTGGCCCAGGCCATCAGGGAGTTCGCCCTGACTGCGGCAGCAGAGGCCTATTCGCTGTGCGAAGTATCCGTCACGCCGGAGGGCGTCATCAAACAGAGGAGGCTACCAGACCAGCTGTCTAAACTCGCCGACAGGATTCAACTGAGCGGCAGGTAATGACGTCTGTAGGATTATTGCTTTCCTTTCTCCCCTTGTTCCCTTCCTTACATGAACGTAACATAATTGAGCTGTCATTTTAGCCAGTTCTCCTATGTAGCAGATTTTTAACCTCAAGAGACCgccctggttaaataaaggtcacATAACACTAAAGAAGTGCCGCCGTTAGCAGTTATTTTATTAACTTCTATTGATCATTCAGTCTATAACATgtccaataaaataaaatgtattcagtttattattttatgAAATAGAGAAAATAAGTAAATCCTCACATTAGAACAGTTGAAACCAGAGTGTTTACCATTGTTGCATGATTTGATTAATCTGTTGTTAAAATAGTTAATTTACAGTTTTTTCTACCTTCTCCTCTGACATCAGATACTACCTAAAGAGCAACATGGAGACAGAGACGTTATGTTCAGATGAGGACGCTCAGGACCTCCTGCGAGAAGGCCAGATCTCTCTGTTGCAGCTCAGCACGGTGGAGGTGGCCACGCAGCTCTCCATGCGGGCTTTTGAACTTTTCTGTGCCATCGAGCCCACCGAGTACATCGATGACCTGTTCAAGCTGCGCTCCAAGACGGGCTCGGTCAGCCTGAAGCGCTTCGAGGAGGCCATCAACCACGAGACCTTCTGGGTGGCCACGGAGGTGACGCGGGAGCCCAACCAGCTCAAACGCATGAAGACCGTCAAGCACTTCATCAAGATAGCCCTGCACTGCCGCGAGTGCAAGAACTTCAACTCCATGTTCGCCATCATCAGGTGAGACGGGGAGTAATGATGTCGTACTGTTGATGCTGAGTGGATATCTTGATTTTATTAACAAATTCTGTTGTGATTTTGGTCTTCACCTTTCCTGTTTAATCACATACTTGTTGTTATATATATCCACATGTAGTTTTGAGGTTTGACCGAATCCCTTAGGTGTTGTCACGTTTACAGAAATTGATTTTATCATTGTCGTTCATCATTGTTCAGCGGTCTGAACCTGGCTCCAGTCTCCAGACTGAGGGGGACGTGGGAGAAGCTACCTAGCAAGTACGAGAAGCTGTTCGGGGACCTGCAGGACCTCTTCGACCCATCGAGAAACATGGCCAAGTACAGGAATGTCCTCAACAATCAGAACCTCCAGCCACCAATCATCCCCCTGTTCCCCGTCATCAAGAAGGACCTCACCTTCCTACATGAAGGTAGGTGACATGAAAATATCAGAATAAGGGCCGATCTTAACGTGAAACACATTTGTAGTTGTGAAGGTAGGATGAGGTGTTAATAGCTGCGGTCCTCCTGATCAGTACTGTCTTCAGTATTCACCTTCTTTCTCCCCGTTTCTCAGGCAATGACTCTAAAGTGGATGGCCTGGTGAACTTTGAGAAGCTGAGGATGATTGCCAAAGAAATTCGCCATGTTGGTCGCATGGCCTCCGTCAACATGGACCCGGCCCTCATGTTCCGGACCAGGTAAGACACCTTTTCAAAAACCAGGCTTTAGCTTCTTAATGATCCTCCACCGTGTCTGTAGGACCAGTCAGCAGTCCACTGACTAACCCAGCTCTGCGGGGTTAGCCGGTTCACATAGATCCAGTAAAGATTTCTGCATCACGCTTTTCTTTCAAGCAGCTGTTCCCTCTGGCAACTGTTTCCTCTGGCAACTGTTTCCCTATACACATTGTTGGCACAAAATGTGCACCGTGCTCCCGTGAAAGTGTGTCTTTGTCTAATGATGTCACTTCCTAGCGGTGTTACCATTtgacttcctctcctctgacttTCACGTGGGTCTTTGGTGAAattgcttctctttggtgatCTTGGTGGTCTTTCCTGTCCTAAGctttgtctccttctctctttctctactCGTCCACCCTTTTCCCTCCATGCTTCTCTGTTCATGGCACCCACCCTCTAGGAAGAAGAAATGGAGAAGTTTAGGGTAAGTTTGGTGACCCTACAACCTTTTGCCCTGCCTGCACCACGGCCATGTTTTTGCGTGCTTCTTCTCCGAAACCTTGTTTCCATTAACCAGTTTGAGTTGAATCCGCCTACTAACGCTGCCTGACCCTGACTGAAGGCACTGAACCAAACGAAGGTCACTTATGCTAACATTAGAACATTTTGTATTCTGTACACTTAACATGAAAACGTAGCTGTTTTTAGATCATAAAGTGATTGGAAAATCAACTaatattaaacacacagaaaattgACATTATCGAATTTAGAGTCCAGTCTTCCATTAGCAGATGTGACCTTTTTTGACATGTTGTTTTCCATAACAATATGCATGCAGCTTCGGTTTCAGAATTTGCCCTGTCTTCGAGGTTTTATCTGTATATCAAACCTCCGAACAGCCAGAGATTGTGGATATAAGGTTTTTTAAAATCATGCTTTACATTCTTGTGGTCAAATGGGACATCACTGTGCATACAGCATTTACTGGGACATTTAATGGGAAACACATGGAAGCACGCCGCATgcactgaagaagaaaagcaaaacttTTCTGGTAATTATTGACTTCTGTGTCTCATAATTATGACTTAGCATCTTGTAATTATGAGAAAAGCAGCTTGCCAGATCTGTATCTGGTAACTGTGATCGTTTTCTCGTAATTATGAGATCTTAATCTCAGAAATATGAGGTGCTAAGTTTACGAGATACAACAGTGGTAATAACctgagagtgttttttttttcgtcaGAATGAAGTGTGCGTATGACACCACATACActcagtgtgtttcagaggcAGTTTTTTAAGCTGTCCATATTAGAAACACCTTGTGGAAATGAAAGCCGATAAACATCTTTCCGCTGATTAGAGCAAACGTGACTTCCTATGAGGAACACTTAAGGTTTTGTGTGCTATTTCATTGAGAACATGTGCAAGTAAAGCTtgtactactgctactactagcTCTGACTCAAGCCACAGAAATGTAAACTATGACCGTGCTACTCTAGTCGAATTCCCCCTTTCCACTCTCCTGTTGTTTGACAACAGCCATCATCCGTCACCCCCCTCTGCTGCCTGGAATGTCTGGAATGTTTTGAGTTAAGAGAACTGCCGaaagctgctctctgcatgTCCAAGTTTACATACCGTACTCCCTGTGTAGCCCAGTAGTATTACCTCTACAATTATACTTAAATATAGGttcatttccacacaaagcaaCATGTTAATaagtctctgctctgtttgtttttgtgcgtcTTTGTCTGTGTTCGTGCCTGCAAACCCTCCGTGTTTTTGTGCGTGTTGCTGTGTGGATGCGTCTGTGTGCGTTCAGGTCCTTAAGCCAGGGTAGTGCCAATGCGGCAGTGCTCGACGTCACCCAGACAGGCGGGCACAAGAAGCGGGTGCGACGCAGCTCCTTCCTGAACGCTAAAAAGCTTTACGAGGACGCCCAGATGGCCAGGAAGGTCAAACAGTACCTGTCCAACCTCAGCCTGGAAACGAACGAGGAGAGCCTGCAGACGCTTTCGCTGCAGTGTGAGCCCTCCATCAGTACATGTGAGTATGTGACACAGCACAGCGCACACATACATGAAGGATAGTCTGTGTGCAAGATAAACCCATACTGTCTTATCTCCTCGCACAGCTTTCCTTTGAAGAATATACTTGCAATTAAATGTTAAGTCTTTGATTTTGTTGAAATGCATGTTCCTCGAGATGCACGCATATTCCCAGGATTCATAGCAGGGACAAATAAGGTGGGGCCGCTGGAGTAACAAGACACTCAGTCTTTCTTAAGGACTCATTGGCAGGgaataaaaatgactgaatcacTGAGCCAGTTTCCCATTGTTAATGCCAACACCACTTGCTGCCACTGCattgacagacaggaggagtgTGCAAGTGGACAAAGAGACTCTGAGGCCAGCAAAGGCGCAGATTTGATCCCCGTAACAGCTCTGACGATCCATCACCAGTCGACATCTTTAACTAGACAGCAAATTCCTGTCTTTTACATACAAAAAGCCTTAAATCTTACACTTTCTCACCCTCCTCAGTGCCCAAGAATGCCAGTGGGAAACGACCGGACACCTCCCCAGTTGTGTCCAGAGCTGCCAGCCAGCAGAGGGGCCAGTTGGCCAAAGGAAACCAGGCCCTCCAGGTCCCCGCCGTGGCCCTTTACCCATCCCGAAAGAAAGTGCCAGTCAAGGATCTGCCGCCTTTCGGTAAGCTAAAGATGGAGCTCTTTGAATTTGTAATAATGAGATTTGGACATTTGAATGTAAACCTCCAACCTGAACTTTTAGTTATCTTattacatttgaaaagctgGGTTTCAGAACATGAACTAGAGGTTTTGgtgtgtataaatatatttaataaaGGACAAACCTTGTGAAAATGCTGTGTAGGGTCAGTTAAAGATAGGTTAAGGACATGTCACACCATATTTAAGATAAGTTCTCTGATTCAAAGCTGCTGTTACCTTAATAATAGTCCACACAGTTGTCCCTACAGATTAttcttttgttgattttattgTGTAACACTGCTGTTATAGACAGAGTGAAAATAAGCCTCTCCTGTTCACTTGTCCTTCTGCATGACCCActgtcttgttttctcctcctcatcctgttATTTGCAGACAATAGCAGACAGCCCTTCCCAGTTTCTTTATGACAGTGCTGCCACCTAGAGGCTGTCTGtcaacaagcaaacacaaaaaaaaacaaaaaacaaatcccAGACAATGCAGTGTAGCATCCCGGCGGCCTCAGGGAATGGCAGCATTCCTCACGCTAATTCTCCTCATCTTCCCACAAATGTCCACAGGCACCAGTTCCCCTCAGTCTCTGAAGAAGATCCTGTCTCTGTCAGAGGAGGGCAGCGAGAGGCACCGGAGGCAGCCAGAGGACACTGTGTCCAACGCCTCCTCCcagctctcctcccctcccaccTCCCCCCAGAGCTCACCCAAGAAGGGTAAGCCAATAATCCTCCCTCCTTGTCACACCATTCTCCAGGCTCCTTCCCTCTGTCATGATGTGTCACAgatgccccctggtggctgccagcatgcactgcattgtgtttcagctgtgttGTTAGGCGCCAGTATGTTTCCTCCACAATAGGCCTGACCTTATCTCATTTCAAACCTCGATTCCTCTCTGCCACTTTTGTTACCTTGGAGGCTCTTGCAGATAAACAAGTGAGAGATTATTGATAATGTCCTGTGGTCCTGACCATAGAAAAGCCACGCCAAGGCTCAATTCCCACCCAGCTTCAGTCAATAAagtgttgttgttatttatcCTTTGTTGCTTAGCAGTCACTGCTGTAATGCTTTTATCCTGCATTTCCCAGAAACCACTGGggtttaatgtatttttcataaACGTTTTTGGTCTATGCAGGGatccttttatttttgctgttcaGCCACCGTGGCTGTCACTGCTGcaactcttcttctctgtgttccTAACACGTTGTCATTGCAACTTCTAGAAAATGTTAAGCAGAGTTCGAGTTAACTTTATTGCAGTTTTGACAAATGTTAGAAACTTGTCTTCATGAGCTTGTGGTACGCGACAGGCAGGGCAACCTTAAACACAGCACGCCAGAATAAAACCATCATATGTGTAGAAACTACACCAAGTACCACAACTACAACACCTATAAACAGTAGACTTAAAAGGCCTGCAGTACACAGGTCAAATACCTAATTAAAAGTAATGAAATACATTAAATACCATGATGACAATACATAATTTTAACGTTGTTCTCTGCTACATGAACAGAAAACTCTGTTGTCTTTGTCGTTCTGGAGTTGCTGCTTCGATTAAATTGGAAGCTCATGGGTTGTGTGAGTCCATGCGTCTCCCCGTGTTTTCACCTACTAGTGGCTAAACTTCCTCTCCCTCGTATTTGTGCCACGTCTTTCTAGTGAAAGCTTCCTGAAATCTAAGCATTCTTTACTTCCTTCAGACTGGATCGAAGAGGCTACTGAGGTGATTTATGCTGATGGCGGCTGGCAAATGTGACCGCCAGGCTGTTAGCTCTgtagctgagctgcagcaagCGCCACAACGACGGTCGCATATATCTAGAAAATATGTACTTTCatgtgtcagcagtgttttctcttcacTTCTCCAGACTTTGTTGTGCTATTCCCAGTCCCCTCACGCTTATTATCTAAACTTTTCCGCACTCTTCAGCGCTGTGTTGAATCTCAGTGTAAACTGCTGTTTCAGTAAGAATCCAATGCGCTCATCCCCAAAGAGCCGGTTGGCTTAACTTGGAAATGGCACTCTGCAATTATCCCTGATGTGATGCCTCGTTTAAAAGGACAGACGGAGATAAGATGTGTGCGTGAGAGGTGATTTATGACGAGAGTTAAAAAGAAAGCTGACCCACCATCCCTTATTTTTATGTTTGGAACACGGCTGAGACCCACTCAGCTTGCAGGAGGCCACGTTAGGGCTTTATCAtccttttcttttcaggaaCAAGCTCCACAGGACTTGAAGGATTTGAATTTAATCTTAATCTCCCCGACTGAGATGCTCCTGCTCAGCTGAACATCTttaactcttcctcctctctttttctctcctccaggtTACAACAGGATGGGAGACGCCTACTCAGACTCCGGTCACAGCGAGATCTCCTCTCGCTCCAGCCTCGTCAGTAACTCCTCTTTCGACATGgcgcaggaggagaggagactcCGTCACTCTGGAGGAGTCGGGGAGTCGCACATCGGGGGGCCGCGGCTGGAACGAAGGGTCACCACGGACCCCGACCAGTACAGCCTCGGGTAGGAACACGCAGACCTTCAGTTCACTTTGAggtgatttgtttttctgaccTGCAGACTTGAGTAATTCTTCATATCTTGATCTCATCACAGGTCATATTCATCGATGCAGGACTGTCGGGGCATTTACACCGGCTGCCCCACAGTTCTGTCCTCACCCAGTTCTGAGGAGCTGACTCAGGATCAGGGCGATCGTGTCTCCCTCGATGCTGCAGACAGCGGCCGCGGCTCCTggacctcctgctcctctgggTCCCATGACAACATCCAGACCATGCAACAGGGGCGCAGCTGGGAGACTCTGGCCTTTGGTGGAAGTGGAGGTGGCATCGGAGGACTCCCCCCTGGCGGACCGGAAGCCTTATTAGGGGGGCCTGCAGCACTGTGGGCGGCCCAGGCCAGGGGGAGCTGGGCATCCgccagctcctcctcatcctcagctgcaTACTGGGGAGAGGACTCTGAGGGAGATACTGGCACCATTaagaggagaggggggaaggACGTCAACGCCGACCCAGAAACAAGTAGCATCACATCCACCGGGTCAGAGGAGGCCAAGCAGCTCAGCCGGCCCTCCCCATCACCCATCACCGCCGGGGGTAAAGGCTTGATTTGTGAGTGAATGCACTTCACGGCCCTGTTGCTTAAATTGCTGATTAGTCGACTTATTTAGTTGTGTAGGCAGAAAATTTTTATCACAAGCAGCAAAAACCCAAGTGTagaaacaacaggaagtcattACAAATGATACACAgtgtgttaattaatgagccGTAGAGGTGCAGATAGGTGCCTTCTCTtacctctggacagagccaggctagctgtttccccctgtttccagtctttatgctaagctaacatatCCGGCCTCTGGTCCCAGCTTCACACTAAACGTACACACATGAATATGAGACAAAGTATTTAATGCAGCAGAGTGTTTTGGTGCGTCCTGGTGGTTTATGCTGACCGTGTACTCGCAGCATTTCTCTCTTGCATTtaagctctcctctctctcccctcattcCTGTCATTGCTCTATAATCATGATCAAAAAAAACATGGCGTTCTAAAAAAAGCAAGGAATGGATGCCGTTTTAAAAGTTTTTCCACTagccctcatcatcctcatcttcatttCCTTTGTGTCCCTTCAGCGCGGAAAGAAAGCCGCTACCGCGAGCCTCCCCCGACTCCCCCCGGCTACACTGCTCTGACCATCTCCGACCTCGCCGAGGGGCAGCACCCGGCCCCGTCGGCTCCTACGTCCACTGTGACCCACACGGGCCGCCGGCCGCCGGACTACACCACGGCCTTGCAGCGCTCGCGCATGGTCACTCAGTCGCCTGACTCCCACCAGGCCCACCAGGGCGCCAAACAGCGGGCGGGCGGCCTCCACCGCACGCGCTCTCCAGCTGAGGAGCaagaggctgaggaggaagaggagggtgagtcCTTGTCTTCCAAACTAATCGCTCTGAGGAAGCCAAAGCCAGTGGCACAGCTTACACCTGAGACTCCCAGAccatgagagtgtgtgtacgGGGGTTAACAGGCAGGGCCCCTCTCCCCAAGGCAGGTAAAAACTAATTTATCAGgttgcccccccccctccactccAATGAACCTGCATGTGAACAGGAACACACACTTGGACTGAGACCATTCCTCCACACAGCTTCCCACTGCACCACCTGGACTGGTCCCACTCCAACTCCCAATTCTCTGCCGACGTTTGTCAAACACCGAATTTCAGCCATTTAGTATTTATGACGTGGGAATTGTTGATTTGGAGTGGGACCCTCACCTTTAACCCACAATATGTCATCATGCATGAGTCATTCTGGTCGGAGCGGAAACCCACCGCCTCTCTGCCACCACgcattctgctcctctctcaccGTCTCACGCTGAGCTGAACAGCATCCATCAGCAGGCGCGGCGCTCTTAGGGTCCTCTCGCCCATGCAGTCAAACTCAATGCCTGAAAACATGCACCTCCattctcctgcagcagcacgcACCTGACTCCTCCACAGCGACTCCACATGAGGTCTGTGTTACTGTCACAGCGCTTCTTACGCACACAGCTGCCCAGTgcttttcagtgtctttcaaaTTGGAATCAGTTGAaaaggattttgtttttttgacatcAGTAAACACGACTGTGAAAAGAGTTTTTTCATCTGTtgtcctgcagatgtttcataGAAAACCAGAGCAGCGCTGACGCTGGATATAAgcatgcagagaaagaaagagcgtTTCCAAAGCATTGAGTTTTTAGAGTATTTCTCTTCTAACAGgcagctgttgttttcttttcatttcagtaaaaGATGAAAATCAAAACCGACTTGAAATTTGCTTCAGAGCGATAAACCAACACAGGGAACATTTCGTGATGTTGCTTGTAAAAGGTTAAAGGGGAATTACTGCGGGAACACAGATTTGGAAATAAAACGGCAAAGTGTTGGTCTGTCAGCTGCTAATGTACATGAACCAGTACAGCCACAGAACATCTGTCAGTGTAAATCAGCTGCAGGCGTGAAGTTGATATTTCTCTAAAACACAAATTCGACTGCtaaacacactgagcagctACATGcatcacatccagcagacatccAGAGTTGAACTTTGCACAAAACAACACGTTCAAAGCAAGAACTGTGTCCCCATGTGTCAATAAACACCTCAAAAAAGAATCACAGGGACAAAATGTCCTGTGTCACGGTCAAGTTTCAAGTCGCTGCAGGTTGATTTTCACATGCTGACATGAAtggaagacaggaagtgaatcaGAAAAGAGACACATGCTGGCAGCGAGTTTGACGGTGAAGTGTTTGTGATTGGTGGTGAAGGCAGGTTCCGTTCTGaacgctgctgcagctgctggaacGATGCGTGGCTCGTCCACGGTGGTCGTAACCTCCCTGTCTTCTCTCTTCACAGAGGACGAACAGGTGTCAGCGGTCTGAGGGACAACAGCGGACGTCCTTTTGCAGTAACTTGAAGTCCCCCTGGTTTGGGATGAGCGGGATTaaagacagatagacagaccaATGGACTCATCATCAGTTACGTACGTGCCTGCCTCCTCCACCCGgctctccctcctgattggtggatcCCTCTGCTCGTCTCCCTCCCCTGCCTTAAAGCATCATAGGGGGTTGAATGACCCTGCATGCAAAAAATACTgtgaagaagagatggagagaaggtCAAAGACGATGACAAATCCCTGGCACTTTGGAGAAAGACTACAGAAACCTGACTGgtgccggggggggggggggttgaccTGGCCACATACACGCAAACCCACATAGATGTTGCTGTTAGAAACGGGAGCAGTCCCTCAAGACCGGCCCCCCCACCCAGTGACAGAACCCCGAACCCGCCTGTTAACACAACAGCATCATGACGTGTTGAGCTTCATCTGCACTTTCTCATTTTCTACTTtctaaaaaaacagaacaaacaaaaacaaagaaacggACTCGTTGAAGACAGAAACAACGGTTGACTCGACTCTTCGTTTTCAACCCAAACttggtttttgttcttttctttgacTGATTGCACTCTGGGGGCCGAAGAGACGCCGAGCAGCCCGTCTCTGCCTGGACTGAAACAACCCACCTGTTGCTGAGTGTTTGAACTCTAAATCCAGTATTATCTCATGTGAAAGCTTATCAAGTGTCGGTTCAAATCAAAGCTAGGAGGAGAGCCCAGTAAGGAGAACCGGCAtgtgcgcatacacacacacacacacacacacacacacacacacacacacacacacacacacacacacacacacacacacacacacacacacacacactcacacacacacacacacacacacacacagtacattttATGTACCAGgacatacacaaaaacacagttcatttctAAAAATAGCACTTTCAGCACAATCCTAGATGTTACCAGACATTTGGCCTGGATACCAGGGTATGAGTGAACCATATCTTAGCGTCATCCCACCTCGGAGCTCATCTGGTCACATCAGAGTCTTTCTGCCATCCCGTCGCTCGCTGTTGCATAGAGAGCAGAGTTTTTTGTAACTGGTCCGGAGGTGATATCAAAAAGCACAGAGCTGATTGGCGGCCCGCCAAAAACGTCGGAgcggctgcagcagaggagattgaATCTGGGAggttcacctttttttttttgcttccccCAAATTGAATGCTGACGTCAGGTGTGGACGCCGGCAGGAACTGTTACAATCAGACGGGAATCTCCGAATCAAAGTAGAAACTGTGAGCAGGTGGTGACCATCAGCATATTTAAGAAGCCGCCAGCATGTAAATTGTGAGCGCACCCCTAACTGCCTCCCTTCACAGGTGATCTTGTACAGAGTCTTATGATACctcccttcaaaataaaagcatccaCAAATTCATATTCGGCCCTTTTCCAACCTGAACATCCGCCACATTTTGTGAATGTCCAAAGCGCCTTACGATGCCATGATTGCATACATTTTCTTTGCATGCTCGTTCCCGTCACAAATCACCTTGTTTCAAGACGCTCTTGAATCAAGCAATAGTGGAGTGAAATGCCTTATTCAAGATACTTGCCCCAGACTTTTTTAACCTGTTAAGACTCAGTACAAGACGAAGCCGCgcatcttctctctgtctggttCTGGCGTGGCTTCGGCAGCATCGTCGGGCCGACGCCGcacccctccctctgctcctagATTCAtcctcagacgctcctctcacctgttactgACATCGGCTCAGTGGATGCTGTATGTATATCGCGAACGCCTGCGTCCAGTTTTCCACCATATCTCGCCATCGATGGAAGAGACTGAATGATCTTTCGTTTTTCTTTGACTCCGGTGGGGAAGTTGACGTATGAAGAAAATTTTTTTCAAGGCTGCCAATCAGAACGATTAGAAACCCAATTGTGAAAAGTGACTTTTTGCTTTCTTCTATCACTGAGTCGCACTGATCACATTGATCAGTCTTGGAAACTACAGACTGAGAAAAAGCTGAATGAGTGCAGTGTTTTCCACTGTGTTCTGTGACTACACACTAATAATT from Chaetodon trifascialis isolate fChaTrf1 chromosome 5, fChaTrf1.hap1, whole genome shotgun sequence includes:
- the rapgef2b gene encoding rap guanine nucleotide exchange factor 2 isoform X3; the encoded protein is MASYVDNSFRQAVMMNPAERTQQDLEIVYSYLHGMEALSNLREHQLRIMCETVRYERHEANEVLYYPDDIGSCWYILLSGSVFIKESMFLPRSSFGKRSAGSLRRGCECIVLEPSEMIVVDYMDENEEYFQRQASHRQSRRRFRKINQKGERQTIIDTVDPYPTGKPPIARGYHTECNKPQLPADFSRLHLADGLHPQVTHVSSSHSGCSITSDSGSSSLSDIYQATENEPGDMDLSGLPETAVDSEEDDDEEDIERASDPLMSRDIVRDCLEKDPMDRTDDDIEQLLEFMHQLPAFANMTMSVRRELCAVMVFAVVERAGTIVLNDGEELDSWSVILNGSVEVTYPDSRTEILCMGNSFGVSPTMEKEYMKGVMKTKVDDCQFVCIAQQDYCCILNQVEKNMQKVEEEGEIVMVKEHRELDRTGTRKGHIVIKGTPERLTMHLVEEHSVVDPTYIEDFLLTYRTFLSSPMVVGKKLLEWFHDPSLRDKVTRVVLLWVNNHFNDFEGDPAMTHFLEEFENNLEKEKMCGHLRLLNIACAAKAKPRLVTLTKPSRDSPLAFSLLGGQEKGFRIFIDAVEPGSKAAEVGLKRGDQILEVNGQNFENVQLSKANEILKNNTHLSITVKTNLLVFKELLTRPEHDHDLDGEEEHDRKNGAPHLPKIGDIKKASRYSIPDLAVDVEQVMGLEKVSKKAKTNTVGGRNKLKKIFDKTLTSILPPKPYNDVCVGQSQDDSIVGMKQSKQIPPPLPVSGNLSSSNPDLLQSHHRILDFNNQPDMSDQVLRVFKADQQSRYIMIGKDTTAKEVVAQAIREFALTAAAEAYSLCEVSVTPEGVIKQRRLPDQLSKLADRIQLSGRYYLKSNMETETLCSDEDAQDLLREGQISLLQLSTVEVATQLSMRAFELFCAIEPTEYIDDLFKLRSKTGSVSLKRFEEAINHETFWVATEVTREPNQLKRMKTVKHFIKIALHCRECKNFNSMFAIISGLNLAPVSRLRGTWEKLPSKYEKLFGDLQDLFDPSRNMAKYRNVLNNQNLQPPIIPLFPVIKKDLTFLHEGNDSKVDGLVNFEKLRMIAKEIRHVGRMASVNMDPALMFRTRSLSQGSANAAVLDVTQTGGHKKRVRRSSFLNAKKLYEDAQMARKVKQYLSNLSLETNEESLQTLSLQCEPSISTLPKNASGKRPDTSPVVSRAASQQRGQLAKGNQALQVPAVALYPSRKKVPVKDLPPFGTSSPQSLKKILSLSEEGSERHRRQPEDTVSNASSQLSSPPTSPQSSPKKGYNRMGDAYSDSGHSEISSRSSLVSNSSFDMAQEERRLRHSGGVGESHIGGPRLERRVTTDPDQYSLGSYSSMQDCRGIYTGCPTVLSSPSSEELTQDQGDRVSLDAADSGRGSWTSCSSGSHDNIQTMQQGRSWETLAFGGSGGGIGGLPPGGPEALLGGPAALWAAQARGSWASASSSSSSAAYWGEDSEGDTGTIKRRGGKDVNADPETSSITSTGSEEAKQLSRPSPSPITAGGKGLISRKESRYREPPPTPPGYTALTISDLAEGQHPAPSAPTSTVTHTGRRPPDYTTALQRSRMVTQSPDSHQAHQGAKQRAGGLHRTRSPAEEQEAEEEEEGESLSSKLIALRKPKPVAQLTPETPRP